One genomic segment of Occultella kanbiaonis includes these proteins:
- a CDS encoding PrsW family intramembrane metalloprotease, which produces MSNQYGYPSGPSGNGPPAQQPQRQAYPTAYRPGGFAPSPADWGTMNAAVAPPPNTTGPIEQVWAPGQRRSNRHLFNVIGYSLGAVTLVIALIIIMYQTGVGKTTAAFFLALIPLTIVLLGVRWLDRWEPEPKGMLVLALLWGAGVSVLSALLINTAIIQWIYEQTLDAQGANTLGAVVVAPVVEELVKGIGVLLIFLFRRQHFDGPVDGVVYAATVAAGFAFTENILYFSQNADEVWTVFVLRGIFSPFAHALFTSCVGIALGMAARSSRASVVVFAFPVGLVGAMGLHALWNGSASLGNNFVLLYLVIQVPLFIATVVLLAWLRRQEADVIRARLSEYAQAGWFAPHEVEMLSSLRMRGQARTWSDGYGERAKEAMRSFQRDATSLAYLRQRVLTGRADLRASQSEHELLNMVQRDRHVFTTNARGVGPA; this is translated from the coding sequence ATGTCGAACCAGTACGGCTACCCGAGCGGCCCGAGCGGGAACGGCCCGCCGGCCCAGCAGCCGCAGCGGCAGGCCTACCCGACGGCGTACCGTCCGGGCGGGTTCGCACCGTCGCCGGCGGACTGGGGCACCATGAACGCCGCGGTGGCCCCGCCACCGAACACCACCGGCCCGATCGAGCAGGTCTGGGCGCCCGGTCAGCGGCGCAGCAACAGGCACCTGTTCAACGTGATCGGGTACTCCCTCGGCGCCGTCACGCTGGTCATCGCGCTCATCATCATCATGTACCAGACCGGGGTCGGGAAGACCACGGCGGCGTTCTTCCTGGCGCTCATCCCGCTCACGATCGTGCTGCTCGGGGTGCGCTGGCTGGACCGGTGGGAGCCGGAGCCGAAGGGGATGCTCGTCCTCGCGCTGCTCTGGGGCGCCGGGGTGTCCGTGCTCAGCGCGCTGCTGATCAACACCGCGATCATCCAGTGGATCTACGAGCAGACGCTCGACGCGCAGGGGGCCAACACCCTCGGCGCGGTGGTGGTCGCCCCGGTGGTCGAGGAACTGGTCAAGGGCATCGGTGTGCTGCTCATCTTCCTGTTCCGGCGGCAGCACTTCGACGGGCCGGTCGACGGCGTCGTGTACGCCGCGACCGTGGCCGCCGGGTTCGCGTTCACGGAGAACATCCTGTACTTCTCCCAGAACGCCGACGAGGTCTGGACCGTCTTCGTGCTCCGCGGCATCTTCTCGCCGTTCGCGCACGCCCTGTTCACCTCCTGCGTCGGTATCGCGCTCGGGATGGCGGCCCGGTCGAGCCGGGCCAGCGTCGTGGTGTTCGCGTTCCCGGTCGGCCTCGTCGGCGCGATGGGGCTGCACGCCCTCTGGAACGGCAGCGCCAGCCTCGGCAACAACTTCGTGCTGCTCTACCTCGTGATCCAGGTGCCGCTGTTCATCGCGACCGTCGTGCTGCTGGCCTGGCTGCGAAGACAGGAGGCCGACGTCATCCGGGCGCGCCTGTCCGAGTACGCCCAGGCGGGCTGGTTCGCCCCGCACGAGGTGGAGATGCTCTCCTCGCTGCGGATGCGCGGGCAGGCCAGGACCTGGTCCGACGGGTACGGCGAACGGGCCAAGGAGGCGATGCGCTCGTTCCAGCGCGACGCGACCTCGTTGGCGTACCTGCGCCAGCGGGTCCTGACCGGACGCGCGGACCTGCGTGCCTCGCAGAGCGAGCACGAGCTGCTGAACATGGTCCAGCGCGACCGGCACGTGTTCACCACGAACGCCCGCGGCGTCGGTCCCGCCTGA
- a CDS encoding glycosyltransferase family 4 protein, whose product MRIGLVCPYSFDAPGGVQFHIRDLAEKFLELGHEVSVLAPADEDTPVPDYLVSVGGALPVRYNGSVARLSFGPVVAAKTRSWLSAGNFDVVHIHEPLAPSVGLIALMQSEAPVVATFHSAQLRSRAMQLGYPLARPGLERISARIAVSEDARRTIVEHMGGDAVVIPNGVYTQVFATAEPAERWRGTPQAPTIAFLGRLDEPRKGLAVLAAAAPAILDVHPGARFLIAGKGDMSEARQLLGDRAGALEELGPITDAEKASMLAATDLYVAPQLGGESFGIVLVEAMSAGASVVASDLPAFRRVLDDGGSGFLFTTGDPDSLAGTIIGALADPAEMERRRAYARTAVGRFDWDRVAARILDVYAMVTEHQTAEPRSLLGRLFGRGDGR is encoded by the coding sequence ATGAGGATCGGCCTGGTCTGCCCGTACTCCTTCGACGCGCCAGGCGGCGTGCAGTTCCACATCCGCGACCTGGCCGAGAAGTTCCTCGAACTCGGTCACGAGGTGTCCGTCCTGGCGCCCGCGGACGAGGACACCCCGGTCCCGGACTACCTCGTTTCCGTCGGTGGGGCGCTGCCGGTCCGTTACAACGGCTCGGTGGCTCGGCTCTCGTTCGGGCCGGTGGTCGCGGCGAAGACCCGGTCCTGGCTGTCTGCCGGGAACTTCGACGTCGTGCACATCCACGAGCCGCTCGCTCCGTCGGTGGGACTGATCGCCCTGATGCAGTCCGAGGCGCCGGTGGTCGCCACGTTCCACAGCGCCCAGCTCCGCTCCCGGGCGATGCAGCTCGGATACCCGCTGGCACGGCCGGGCCTGGAACGGATCAGCGCCCGGATCGCGGTGTCCGAGGACGCGCGGCGCACCATCGTCGAACACATGGGTGGCGACGCCGTCGTCATCCCGAACGGCGTGTACACGCAGGTGTTCGCCACCGCCGAGCCCGCCGAACGGTGGCGCGGCACGCCGCAGGCGCCGACCATCGCCTTCCTCGGCCGGCTCGACGAGCCCCGCAAGGGCCTGGCTGTCCTCGCCGCCGCCGCCCCGGCGATCCTGGACGTCCATCCCGGCGCCCGGTTCCTGATCGCAGGCAAGGGGGACATGTCCGAGGCCCGGCAGCTTCTGGGGGACCGGGCCGGCGCCCTTGAGGAACTCGGGCCGATCACGGATGCGGAGAAGGCGTCCATGCTCGCCGCCACCGACCTCTACGTGGCGCCACAGCTCGGTGGGGAGAGCTTCGGCATCGTGCTCGTCGAGGCCATGAGCGCCGGGGCCTCGGTGGTGGCCAGCGACCTGCCCGCGTTCCGCCGGGTCCTCGACGACGGAGGCTCCGGCTTCCTGTTCACCACGGGCGACCCGGACTCGCTGGCCGGCACGATCATCGGTGCCCTCGCCGACCCCGCGGAGATGGAGCGACGACGTGCCTACGCACGCACCGCCGTCGGGCGTTTCGACTGGGACCGGGTGGCGGCCAGGATCCTCGACGTGTACGCGATGGTGACCGAGCACCAGACCGCGGAACCGCGCTCGCTCCTCGGTCGCCTGTTCGGGCGGGGTGACGGTCGATGA
- a CDS encoding phosphatidylinositol mannoside acyltransferase gives MRRPDPAKAFQIAWKVVGKMPRALARGIFDVIALGAHAARIGGVRQLEANLARVRPEADTRALRRLSRAGMRSYMRYYCESFQLPSMTAAERDARVRAIGAEAVRAHVQGGGSVVMALGHAGNWDLAGAWAQEHVGRVVTVAEKLEPEALFREFLAFREGLGMVIVPYERGSGVFRRLISEARDPALIPLLADRDLSRSGVEVLLGDVPMRVAPGPAALAIASRSVLSPVFIHYERLTGARRRAARSPWGIVIEFCDFVDLPDGGARQGSGGAAREERTQVLTQLWFDVWAARVREHPEDWHMLQKVFTADLDPDRLARASVEQAP, from the coding sequence ATGAGACGACCGGACCCCGCGAAGGCGTTCCAGATCGCGTGGAAGGTTGTCGGGAAGATGCCCCGAGCCCTGGCTCGCGGCATCTTCGACGTGATCGCCCTCGGTGCGCATGCCGCCCGGATCGGTGGGGTGCGTCAGCTCGAGGCGAACCTCGCCCGGGTGCGGCCAGAGGCCGACACCCGGGCGTTGCGCCGGTTGTCCCGCGCCGGGATGCGTTCGTACATGCGGTACTACTGCGAGTCGTTCCAGCTGCCGTCGATGACTGCAGCGGAGCGGGATGCCCGGGTGCGGGCCATTGGTGCCGAGGCGGTCCGGGCGCACGTTCAGGGTGGCGGCTCGGTGGTGATGGCACTCGGCCACGCCGGTAACTGGGACCTCGCCGGCGCCTGGGCGCAGGAGCACGTCGGCCGGGTGGTGACCGTCGCCGAGAAGCTCGAGCCGGAGGCGCTGTTCCGGGAGTTCCTTGCCTTCCGGGAGGGCCTGGGCATGGTCATCGTGCCGTACGAGCGCGGCTCCGGGGTGTTCCGGCGGCTGATCTCCGAGGCCCGCGACCCGGCTCTGATCCCGCTGCTGGCGGACCGGGACCTGTCCCGGTCCGGCGTGGAGGTGCTCCTCGGCGACGTCCCGATGCGGGTGGCCCCGGGCCCCGCGGCCCTGGCGATCGCCTCCCGGTCGGTACTGTCCCCGGTGTTCATCCACTACGAGCGACTCACCGGGGCTCGCAGGCGGGCCGCGCGCAGCCCGTGGGGCATCGTCATCGAGTTCTGCGACTTCGTCGACCTGCCCGACGGCGGTGCGCGCCAAGGTTCTGGTGGTGCGGCCCGGGAGGAGCGCACCCAGGTCCTCACGCAGCTCTGGTTCGACGTCTGGGCGGCGCGGGTGCGGGAGCACCCGGAGGACTGGCACATGCTGCAGAAGGTGTTCACCGCGGACCTGGACCCGGACCGGCTGGCCCGTGCGAGCGTGGAGCAGGCGCCATGA
- the pgsA gene encoding phosphatidylinositol phosphate synthase: MVLGSRGRGFTSAVFGPVARLFVRLGISPDAVTIAGTVATSATALILFPQGYLVVGALVVGVIVLTDSIDGLMARQIGRTSQFGAYLDSTMDRISDSAIFAGLILYFVNAPDGDWRMPGIIAALACLILGSLVSYARARAEGLDFTAKVGLAERADRLIVALVATLAVGLGAPIAVLVLALCLLALASLYTVGQRTATVYRQADARDTAQRDTAGRDGGGSQA; encoded by the coding sequence ATGGTGCTCGGTAGCCGCGGCCGCGGCTTCACCTCCGCGGTGTTCGGGCCGGTCGCCCGTCTGTTCGTGCGTCTCGGGATCAGCCCGGACGCGGTCACCATCGCGGGCACCGTGGCCACCTCCGCCACCGCCCTGATCCTGTTCCCGCAGGGCTACCTGGTGGTCGGCGCGCTGGTGGTCGGCGTGATCGTCCTGACCGACTCGATCGACGGCCTGATGGCGCGCCAGATCGGGCGGACCAGCCAGTTCGGTGCCTACCTCGACTCGACGATGGACCGGATCTCGGACTCGGCGATCTTCGCCGGCCTGATCCTGTACTTCGTGAACGCGCCCGACGGCGACTGGCGGATGCCCGGCATCATCGCCGCCCTCGCGTGCCTGATCCTTGGCAGCCTGGTGTCCTACGCCCGGGCTCGCGCGGAGGGCCTGGACTTCACGGCCAAGGTCGGCCTCGCCGAACGCGCGGACCGGCTCATCGTGGCGCTCGTGGCGACCCTCGCCGTCGGGCTCGGCGCCCCGATCGCGGTGCTCGTCCTCGCGCTCTGTCTGCTCGCCCTGGCCAGTCTGTACACGGTCGGCCAACGCACCGCCACGGTGTACCGGCAGGCCGACGCGCGGGACACGGCGCAGCGCGACACGGCGGGCCGCGACGGGGGAGGATCGCAAGCATGA
- a CDS encoding HIT family protein, protein MAPDVEDAGAHPGEPDGYQRLWTPHRMAYIGGESKPVSDAARDCPFCAAPQRADDETLIVHRGETGYVLLNLYPYNSGHLLVCPYRHVADLVDLTTAERHELDDLVVASIHALTAAKHPDGFNLGMNQGSAAGAGVAAHAHQHVVPRWSGDANFLPIVGRTKALPELLADTRAELAAAWGSSDGAR, encoded by the coding sequence GTGGCGCCTGACGTCGAGGATGCCGGCGCCCACCCGGGCGAGCCGGACGGCTACCAGCGGCTCTGGACGCCGCACCGGATGGCCTACATCGGTGGGGAGTCCAAGCCCGTCTCCGACGCCGCCCGGGACTGCCCTTTCTGTGCGGCGCCGCAGCGGGCCGACGACGAGACCCTGATCGTCCACCGGGGCGAGACCGGGTACGTGCTGCTGAACCTGTACCCGTACAACTCCGGGCACCTGCTGGTGTGCCCCTACCGGCATGTCGCCGACCTGGTGGACCTGACCACGGCCGAGCGGCACGAGCTGGACGACCTGGTGGTGGCCTCGATCCACGCGCTCACCGCGGCCAAGCACCCGGACGGCTTCAATCTCGGCATGAACCAGGGTTCCGCCGCCGGCGCCGGGGTGGCCGCGCACGCGCACCAGCACGTCGTGCCCCGCTGGTCCGGGGACGCCAACTTCCTTCCGATCGTCGGCCGCACGAAGGCCCTCCCGGAACTGCTCGCCGACACCCGCGCCGAGCTCGCGGCCGCCTGGGGGAGTTCCGATGGTGCTCGGTAG
- the thrS gene encoding threonine--tRNA ligase: MPAWSHNVPDLNLLIDGVERSVEAGTTASDLYAEQRNVVAVRVDGELRDLAVALDGAAAVEAVTIDSPDGLSILRHSAAHVLAQAVQQVNPDAKLGIGPPITDGFYYDFDVEEPFTPDSLKALEKAMQRIIKEGQTFRRRVVSDDEARAELAAEPYKLELIGLKGSGADASAAAEGAGAEVGAGELTIYDNLRRDGATAWKDLCRGPHLPSTRLIGNGFSLMRSAAAYWRGSEKNPQLQRIYGTAWPTKDELVAYKDRLAEAERRDHRKLGAEMDLFSFPEEVGSGLPVFHPKGAMIRMEMEDYSRRRHIEAGYSFVNTPHITKAKLFQTSRHLDWYAEGMYPPMHLDEVRDADGEVTRAGQDYYLKPMNCPMHNLVFSARGRSYRELPLRLFEFGHVYRYEKSGVVHGLTRARGFTQDDAHIYTTREQMRDELASLLSFVLDLLKDYGLDDFYLELSTRDPEKSVGDEATWDEATRVLEEVAGESGLELVPDPGGAAFYGPKISVQAKDAIGRTWQLSTIQLDFFEPELFELEYTASDGSRQRPVMIHRALFGSIERFFGVLLEHYAGAFPPWLAPVQVVAVPVAEPFNDYLADVVAQLRAAGVRAEVDAGDDRFNKKIRTATKEKVPFVLIAGGEDAEAGAVSFRYRDGTQRNGVPVPEAISLITDAIRQRVQV; encoded by the coding sequence ATGCCCGCTTGGAGCCACAACGTGCCCGACCTGAACCTGCTCATCGATGGTGTCGAACGCTCTGTCGAGGCCGGCACCACGGCGAGCGACCTGTACGCCGAGCAGCGCAACGTCGTCGCCGTCCGCGTGGACGGCGAGCTACGGGACCTCGCGGTCGCGCTCGACGGTGCCGCCGCCGTCGAGGCGGTGACGATCGACAGCCCGGACGGGCTGAGCATCCTGCGGCACTCCGCCGCGCACGTGCTCGCCCAGGCGGTGCAGCAGGTGAACCCGGACGCCAAGCTCGGCATCGGCCCGCCGATCACCGACGGCTTCTACTACGACTTCGACGTGGAGGAGCCGTTCACTCCGGACTCCCTCAAGGCGCTCGAGAAGGCCATGCAGCGGATCATCAAGGAGGGCCAGACCTTCCGCCGTCGGGTGGTCAGCGATGACGAGGCGCGCGCCGAGCTCGCCGCCGAGCCGTACAAGCTCGAGCTGATCGGTCTGAAGGGGTCCGGCGCGGACGCCTCTGCGGCCGCCGAGGGCGCCGGGGCCGAGGTCGGCGCCGGTGAGCTCACCATCTACGACAACCTGCGCCGCGATGGTGCGACCGCGTGGAAGGACCTCTGCCGCGGCCCGCACCTGCCCTCCACCCGGCTGATCGGCAACGGCTTCTCCCTGATGCGCAGTGCGGCCGCGTACTGGCGTGGCAGCGAGAAGAACCCACAGCTCCAGCGCATCTACGGCACCGCCTGGCCCACGAAGGACGAGTTGGTCGCCTACAAGGATCGCCTCGCCGAGGCCGAGCGCCGCGACCACCGCAAACTCGGCGCCGAGATGGACCTGTTCTCCTTCCCCGAGGAGGTCGGCTCGGGGCTCCCGGTGTTCCACCCCAAGGGCGCGATGATCCGGATGGAGATGGAGGACTACTCGCGTCGCCGGCACATCGAGGCCGGTTACTCCTTCGTGAACACCCCGCACATCACCAAGGCGAAGCTGTTCCAGACCTCGAGGCATCTGGACTGGTACGCCGAGGGGATGTACCCGCCGATGCACCTGGACGAGGTGCGCGACGCCGACGGCGAGGTGACCCGGGCCGGCCAGGACTACTACCTGAAGCCGATGAACTGCCCGATGCACAACCTCGTGTTCAGCGCCCGGGGCCGCTCCTACCGCGAGCTGCCGCTGCGGCTGTTCGAGTTCGGGCACGTGTACCGGTACGAGAAGTCCGGCGTGGTGCACGGCCTGACCCGGGCCCGCGGGTTCACGCAGGACGATGCGCACATCTACACCACCCGCGAGCAGATGCGCGACGAGCTCGCCTCGCTGCTGTCCTTCGTGCTGGACCTGCTCAAGGACTACGGCCTGGACGACTTCTACCTGGAGCTGTCCACCCGGGACCCGGAGAAGTCCGTCGGGGACGAGGCCACCTGGGACGAGGCGACCCGGGTCCTCGAGGAGGTCGCGGGAGAGTCCGGGCTCGAGCTCGTGCCGGACCCGGGCGGCGCCGCGTTCTACGGGCCGAAGATCTCCGTGCAGGCCAAGGACGCGATCGGACGCACCTGGCAGCTCTCCACGATCCAGCTCGACTTCTTCGAGCCGGAGCTGTTCGAGCTCGAGTACACCGCGAGCGACGGCAGCCGGCAGCGGCCCGTGATGATCCACCGCGCCCTGTTCGGATCCATCGAACGGTTCTTCGGTGTGCTCCTGGAGCACTACGCCGGCGCGTTCCCCCCGTGGCTTGCCCCCGTGCAGGTGGTCGCGGTCCCGGTGGCGGAACCGTTCAACGACTACCTCGCAGACGTCGTCGCCCAGCTGCGCGCCGCCGGCGTGCGCGCCGAGGTGGATGCCGGCGACGACCGGTTCAACAAGAAGATCCGCACCGCCACCAAGGAGAAGGTGCCGTTCGTCCTGATCGCCGGTGGTGAGGACGCCGAGGCCGGTGCGGTCTCGTTCCGGTACCGGGACGGCACCCAGCGCAACGGGGTGCCCGTGCCGGAGGCGATCTCGCTGATCACCGACGCGATCCGGCAGCGGGTCCAGGTCTGA
- a CDS encoding alpha/beta fold hydrolase, with amino-acid sequence MTIFEGITAEAVQTPRLRANVLRRPATSATRRTVVFVHGNVSSSLFWQPLMLALPADVDAYAIDLRGFGDSETLPVDATRGLRDFSDDVRGVIEELRLGGWDLDVDLVGWSMGAGVVLQYALDHPVRTLTLQAPVSPYGFGGTRGTDGERLTSDDAGVGAGGANPDFVARLEAGDTSDEAPTSPRSVYRSSYVAAGFETEHEDVWVTSMLTTRTGPDNYPGDSVVSENWPGFAAGTRGVLNTMAPKYFDASGIVDLETKPPILWVHGSADAIVGDATFFDINQLGAAGVIPGWPGADVAPPSPMVAQTRAVLEAYAAAGGTYREVLLEGAGHSPHLERQAEFLAALTEHLA; translated from the coding sequence ATGACGATCTTCGAGGGCATCACCGCCGAAGCGGTCCAGACACCTCGGCTGCGTGCGAACGTGCTGCGACGGCCGGCGACGTCTGCCACGCGGCGCACCGTGGTGTTCGTCCACGGCAACGTGTCCTCGTCCCTGTTCTGGCAGCCCCTGATGCTGGCCCTGCCAGCGGACGTTGACGCCTACGCGATCGACCTGCGCGGGTTCGGCGACTCCGAGACGCTGCCGGTCGACGCCACCCGTGGCCTGCGGGACTTCAGCGACGACGTCCGCGGCGTGATCGAGGAACTGCGACTCGGCGGCTGGGACCTGGACGTGGACCTGGTCGGGTGGAGCATGGGCGCCGGCGTGGTGCTGCAGTACGCGCTCGACCACCCGGTCCGCACCCTCACGCTGCAGGCTCCGGTCTCGCCCTACGGCTTCGGCGGGACCCGTGGCACGGACGGCGAACGACTCACCTCCGACGACGCCGGTGTCGGCGCCGGTGGTGCGAACCCCGACTTCGTGGCCCGCCTCGAGGCCGGCGACACCAGCGACGAGGCGCCGACGTCGCCGCGCTCGGTGTACCGCTCGTCCTACGTGGCCGCAGGCTTCGAGACCGAGCATGAGGACGTCTGGGTCACCTCGATGCTCACCACGAGGACCGGACCCGACAACTACCCGGGGGACTCGGTCGTCTCGGAGAACTGGCCGGGGTTCGCCGCCGGCACCCGCGGCGTGCTGAACACGATGGCCCCGAAGTACTTCGACGCCTCCGGCATCGTCGATCTCGAGACCAAGCCGCCGATCCTGTGGGTGCACGGCAGCGCGGACGCGATCGTGGGCGACGCGACGTTCTTCGACATCAACCAGCTCGGTGCGGCCGGTGTGATCCCTGGCTGGCCGGGCGCGGACGTGGCCCCGCCGAGCCCGATGGTCGCCCAGACCCGCGCCGTGCTGGAGGCCTACGCGGCGGCCGGCGGCACCTACCGCGAGGTGCTGCTCGAGGGTGCCGGGCACTCGCCGCACCTCGAGCGCCAGGCCGAGTTCCTCGCGGCCCTGACCGAACACCTCGCGTGA
- a CDS encoding chorismate-binding protein, whose protein sequence is MTTTPPGSDRARAWFRGVRAREVIGYADLAREPEALDDGGWWVVVAEFDGPLHAWRFADVHRTGVTDAVVRDAESWHGPAPEQWSSTMSRIEYIAAVEAVRAAVLEGEVYQANICRVLSAPLAGPLVQAALPDGGGWRPDAAALAVRLATGNPAPYAALIDVPAGPQWPGSWVVSASPELSVRVRDGYVTSGPIKGTAVTAEGLGAKDRAENVMITDLVRNDLARVCLPGTVEVTDLLATEEHPGLVHLVSRVRGKLAPGRGGRVDWEALLGATHPPGSVSGAPKSSALRLIGELEPTARGPYCGQIGWLDADAGEARLAVGIRTFWWSDGELRFGTGAGITWGSDAAAEWEETELKARRLVGLASTPG, encoded by the coding sequence GTGACCACAACGCCTCCGGGCTCTGATCGAGCACGGGCCTGGTTCCGTGGCGTCCGCGCCCGAGAGGTGATCGGCTACGCCGACCTGGCCCGCGAGCCCGAGGCCCTGGACGACGGCGGCTGGTGGGTCGTGGTGGCCGAGTTCGACGGGCCGCTGCACGCGTGGCGGTTCGCCGACGTGCACCGCACCGGGGTTACGGACGCCGTGGTGCGCGACGCCGAGTCCTGGCACGGGCCCGCGCCCGAGCAGTGGAGCAGCACCATGTCGCGCATCGAGTACATCGCGGCCGTCGAGGCGGTCCGGGCCGCCGTGCTCGAGGGCGAGGTCTACCAGGCGAACATCTGCCGGGTGCTGTCCGCGCCCCTGGCAGGGCCGCTGGTGCAGGCGGCATTGCCCGACGGCGGTGGCTGGCGTCCCGACGCGGCCGCCCTTGCCGTGCGGCTCGCCACGGGCAACCCCGCGCCGTACGCGGCACTCATCGACGTGCCTGCCGGTCCGCAGTGGCCGGGCAGCTGGGTGGTGAGCGCGTCGCCGGAGCTCTCGGTGCGGGTGCGCGACGGGTACGTCACGTCCGGGCCGATCAAGGGCACCGCGGTCACCGCCGAGGGTCTCGGCGCGAAGGACCGCGCCGAGAATGTGATGATCACCGACCTGGTCCGCAACGACCTCGCCCGGGTGTGCCTGCCCGGCACGGTGGAGGTCACCGACCTGCTCGCCACCGAGGAACACCCGGGCCTGGTGCACCTGGTCTCCAGGGTCCGCGGCAAGCTGGCCCCGGGACGCGGTGGCCGGGTGGACTGGGAAGCGCTGCTCGGGGCGACGCACCCGCCCGGTTCTGTCTCCGGTGCGCCCAAGTCCTCGGCCCTGCGCCTCATCGGTGAGCTCGAGCCGACGGCCCGAGGGCCGTACTGCGGCCAGATCGGCTGGCTGGACGCCGATGCGGGCGAGGCGCGGCTCGCCGTCGGGATCCGGACCTTCTGGTGGTCCGACGGCGAACTGCGGTTCGGCACCGGCGCCGGCATCACCTGGGGCAGCGACGCCGCGGCCGAGTGGGAGGAGACCGAACTCAAGGCCCGCCGGCTCGTCGGCCTGGCGTCGACCCCCGGCTGA
- a CDS encoding peptidoglycan-binding protein: MGAATIGGVGGSTATAAHAATGPAAPGARSRRSSAGTWNSALVRVNARGGLVYPRRDGHRLPDFGHTGYHRGGRDIPDVPVVHSIAPLPEGADNHDHIEAAIAVVGALPVGEDGFRGALLLEAGVYVVSRTIDQPYSGVVIRGVGDGADPATNTIIRPQGGDPERNAIVIGDNGNWDGEVPGTRTDLVSDLVRVADAAFTVADASGLSVGDNIIITHPCTQEWIDAVDGGGTGIDAPWTPGQLPIVYNRYVTAIIGNRVSVDVPLFTTLDRSLSQSYVYVWDQARRVTEVGIEDLRVDVAYDGPTTQNGSHAKHAIRIRQAEDAWVRRCTVLHFSQSGIVTGTTTRATVVACHALDPVSEITGSMRYNFNLERNSQQVLFTDCHATESRHAFVSNGTSSVSGVVFHRTTATGSHTSSEGHRQWTQGLLFDNHTELEPNSERTIGLYNRGDWGTGHGWSAVHSVAWNTDTAGTQLVVQRPPTGQNYAIGCFGEVTGDGPYPHPEGWIEGTDRGALNPESLYEAQLADRLR, encoded by the coding sequence GTGGGTGCAGCCACGATCGGTGGGGTGGGCGGGTCGACCGCGACCGCCGCTCACGCCGCCACCGGGCCGGCTGCGCCCGGCGCCCGCTCGCGGCGCTCGAGCGCCGGCACCTGGAACTCCGCCCTGGTCCGCGTGAACGCGCGCGGCGGCCTGGTCTACCCCCGCCGCGACGGGCACCGGCTGCCCGACTTCGGCCACACCGGCTACCACCGCGGCGGCCGGGACATCCCCGACGTCCCCGTGGTCCACTCGATCGCCCCGTTGCCCGAGGGTGCGGACAACCACGACCACATCGAGGCCGCCATCGCGGTGGTCGGTGCCCTGCCGGTGGGCGAGGACGGGTTCCGAGGCGCGCTGCTGCTCGAGGCCGGCGTGTACGTGGTGAGCCGCACGATCGACCAGCCCTACAGCGGCGTCGTCATCCGGGGTGTCGGCGACGGCGCCGATCCGGCGACGAACACGATCATCCGGCCGCAGGGCGGGGACCCGGAGCGCAACGCCATCGTCATCGGCGACAACGGCAACTGGGACGGTGAGGTGCCCGGCACCCGCACCGATCTCGTCAGCGACCTCGTGCGCGTGGCGGACGCTGCCTTCACGGTGGCGGACGCCTCGGGCCTGAGCGTCGGTGACAACATCATCATCACCCACCCGTGCACCCAGGAATGGATCGACGCCGTCGACGGCGGCGGCACCGGCATCGACGCACCGTGGACGCCGGGACAGCTCCCGATCGTGTACAACCGGTACGTCACCGCCATCATCGGCAACCGGGTGAGTGTCGACGTGCCGCTGTTCACGACCCTCGACCGGTCCCTGTCCCAGAGTTACGTCTACGTGTGGGACCAGGCACGTCGCGTCACCGAGGTCGGCATCGAGGACCTGCGGGTGGACGTCGCCTACGACGGCCCGACCACGCAGAACGGGTCCCACGCCAAGCACGCGATCCGGATCCGTCAGGCCGAGGACGCCTGGGTGCGCCGGTGCACCGTGCTGCACTTCAGCCAGTCCGGCATCGTCACGGGCACCACCACGCGGGCCACGGTCGTCGCCTGCCACGCGCTGGACCCGGTCTCCGAGATCACCGGGAGCATGCGCTACAACTTCAACCTGGAACGCAACTCCCAGCAGGTGCTGTTCACGGACTGCCACGCCACCGAGTCCCGGCACGCGTTCGTCTCGAACGGGACGAGCTCGGTCTCCGGCGTGGTGTTCCACCGCACCACCGCGACCGGTTCGCACACCTCGAGCGAGGGGCACCGGCAATGGACCCAGGGGCTGTTGTTCGACAACCACACCGAGCTCGAGCCGAACAGCGAGCGCACCATCGGTCTGTACAACCGTGGCGACTGGGGCACCGGGCACGGCTGGTCCGCGGTGCACTCGGTGGCCTGGAACACCGACACGGCCGGCACCCAACTGGTCGTCCAGCGCCCACCGACCGGGCAGAACTACGCGATCGGGTGCTTCGGCGAGGTCACCGGCGACGGCCCGTACCCGCACCCCGAGGGCTGGATCGAGGGCACCGATCGCGGCGCACTGAACCCGGAGTCGCTCTACGAGGCCCAGCTCGCGGACCGGCTCCGCTAG